From Hydractinia symbiolongicarpus strain clone_291-10 chromosome 11, HSymV2.1, whole genome shotgun sequence, the proteins below share one genomic window:
- the LOC130614230 gene encoding uncharacterized protein LOC130614230 — protein sequence MYSDISDSDSDLDWLFTDDSLSDDENEDYINEILQCASKKRGRPALHEQHPGLVPCIASYISQNSAEAHLRRRDSIMYTNGVSLKDIVSHIKSTLGLNVSKSAVHYLMRPRRKKTTSSKRHKSLVDARVPPKRNTGEKKIHEDFHFSCSQVNLVNELAQLCNENTISLSVDNKNKVDVGIPATSRRAQIRRYHIENEAPIYNDHDFPYPNSKLTPAGYQQLKVRITRSRSLSPTRQPLKINRKRSLSEGSSFLVLKSERTKDKVGRSKIKWSRKGPLFIHLYPSRLVEATNVMHVNYLLHLLQQEKKIKNVYNVVAIADGGPDWSTKAVVNLMSLGYLWLNLRLDCLIVQCYAPGHSRFNPIERCWSFLTPQLVGVTLPVEVDGKTPNPNDSEKWLNVLDNAATVCSKFWNNKIYDGFPIKVETFLSTNPLLKDIKCAHDTIKRFCVASRKSIKSSVEFTELQQKYRFFVKHCTRKAYQIEFVRCTSTDCDHCSSLPLRKNQFLDVIREFGGTCPTPQHSDFFAGHYKTLIEMVQSQLCRNISSASRIMPCLTTKYDVCNHGCRYAFFSEADKTRHMRLMDH from the exons ATGTATTCAGATATTTCAGATAGCGACAGCGACCTAGATTGGTTGTTTACGGACGATTCTTTGTCCgatgatgaaaatgaagatTACATCAACGAAATTTTACAATGcg ctTCAAAAAAACGAGGCAGACCAGCGCTACACGAGCAACATCCGGGCTTGGTTCCATGTATCGCATCCTACATAAGTCAGAACTCGGCCGAGGCCCATTTGAGGCGCAGAGACAGTATTATGTACACAAATGGTGTAAGCTTAAAAGATATTGTCTCTCACATAAAAAGTACGCTCGGGTTAAATGTGAGTAAGAGCGCAGTGCATTACCTCATGAGACCGAGGAGAAAAAAAACCACTTCGAGCAAGCGTCACAAATCGTTGGTTGATGCACGTGTTCCGCCCAAGCGCAACACGGGAGAAAAAAAGATCCATGaagattttcatttttcttgctCCCAAGTTAACTTGGTTAATGAGTTAGCGCAGTTATGCAATGAAAACACAATCTCCTTGTCAGTtgacaacaaaaacaaggtGGATGTTGGTATTCCCGCCACGAGTAGACGTGCGCAAATCCGACGTTATCACATCGAAAATGAGGCTCCCATTTACAATGACCACGACTTCCCCTATCCGAATAGTAAATTAACCCCAGCAGGTTATCAACAATTAAAGGTGAGAATAACAAGATCACGCTCATTATCTCCAACCCGCCagcctttaaaaataaatagaaaaaggtCTTTGTCTGAAGGAAGCAGTTTTCTGGTCCTAAAATCAGAAAGAACCAAGGACAAAGTTGGTAGAAGCAAAATCAAATGGTCCCGTAAAGGTCCGCTTTTCATACATTTATATCCTTCACGTTTAGTAGAAGCCACCAACGTCATGCATGTAAACTATCTTCTTCATCTTttgcaacaagaaaaaaaaattaaaaatgtttataacgtCGTTGCAATTGCAGATGGAGGCCCCGACTGGTCAACAAAAGCAGTAGTTAACCTGATGTCGTTGGGTTATTTGTGGTTGAATTTACGTTTAGATTGTTTGATCGTTCAATGTTACGCTCCGGGGCACTCCCGTTTTAATCCTATAGAAAGATGTTGGTCTTTCCTCACCCCGCAGCTGGTAGGAGTAACGCTTCCCGTTGAGGTTGATGGAAAAACACCTAATCCAAATGATTCTGAAAAATGGTTAAACGTCCTCGACAATGCTGCAACGGTTTGCTCAAAGTTTTGGaacaataaaatatatgatGGTTTTCCAATAAAAGTAGAAACCTTCCTATCTACAAATCCGTTGCTGAAGGATATCAAGTGCGCGCACGATACTATCAAAAGATTTTGTGTTGCATCCAGAAAATCGATAAAATCATCTGTTGAATTTACAGAGCTACAACAGAAATACCGCTTTTTCGTGAAGCATTGTACGAGGAAAGCGTATCAAATTGAGTTTGTACGTTGTACTAGCACAGATTGTGACCATTGCTCATCCTTGCCACTTCGGAAGAACCAATTTTTAGACGTGATAAGAGAATTTGGAGGCACGTGTCCAACACCACAAcatagtgatttttttgcagGTCACTATAAAACGCTCATCGAGATGGTACAGTCACAACTATGCCGAAATATTTCTAGTGCATCGCGCATCATGCCCTGCCTTACAACAAAATATGATGTCTGCAATCATGGCTGCAGATACGCTTTTTTTTCAGAAGCAGACAAAACCCGACACATGAGGTTAATGGACCATTAA